The Devosia sp. MC521 genome has a segment encoding these proteins:
- a CDS encoding SDR family NAD(P)-dependent oxidoreductase — translation MSVSHSTLEGKVVVVTGGGGGIGRAVCEHMAGLGARVIVNDLGVSLAGDQAGTKAADIVVDAIRAKGGVAVANTMSVTARETGPAIVEQAMDEFGQLDIIINNAGIIRMSPFKEMTLAAWEAVYATNLLGAVYLSHAAAKQFVAQGSGSFVHMTSASGLVGSTQQVNYAAAKLGIVGLSTTIARDLGHLGIRSNCIAPSSTSRMTELTDNARKHLLTPEAAEQLRLARLASMPENMAPVVAFVASDAARQLNGQIVGARGNELYLYSQPRLVRDVRSTAGWSQEWFEENLAQAWAAYQTKLEVITDVFSWAPAQGATSRH, via the coding sequence ATGAGCGTTTCGCACTCGACACTCGAAGGTAAGGTTGTTGTTGTCACCGGCGGTGGCGGCGGCATTGGGCGCGCCGTGTGTGAGCATATGGCAGGACTGGGTGCGCGGGTCATCGTTAATGATCTCGGCGTCAGCCTTGCTGGCGATCAAGCAGGCACGAAGGCGGCTGACATTGTCGTCGACGCCATCCGCGCTAAGGGCGGCGTTGCGGTCGCCAACACAATGAGCGTCACGGCGCGCGAAACAGGGCCTGCAATCGTTGAACAGGCCATGGATGAATTCGGTCAGCTCGACATTATTATCAACAACGCTGGCATCATCCGTATGTCGCCGTTTAAAGAGATGACGCTGGCGGCTTGGGAAGCGGTTTACGCCACCAATCTTCTGGGCGCGGTCTATCTCAGCCACGCGGCGGCTAAGCAGTTTGTGGCGCAGGGCAGTGGTTCTTTCGTTCACATGACCTCGGCCAGTGGCCTGGTTGGCAGCACGCAGCAGGTCAACTACGCCGCGGCAAAGTTGGGCATTGTTGGTCTCTCCACTACGATCGCGCGCGATCTTGGGCATTTGGGCATTCGCTCCAATTGCATCGCGCCATCGAGCACCAGCCGCATGACCGAGCTGACCGACAATGCCCGCAAGCATTTATTGACCCCAGAAGCCGCCGAACAGCTGCGTCTGGCTCGTCTTGCCTCGATGCCGGAAAACATGGCGCCAGTGGTTGCGTTTGTTGCCAGTGACGCTGCGCGTCAACTCAATGGGCAGATCGTCGGCGCGCGCGGCAATGAGCTTTATCTCTATAGCCAGCCCCGACTGGTGCGCGATGTGCGCAGCACTGCGGGGTGGAGCCAAGAGTGGTTCGAGGAGAACCTCGCTCAGGCGTGGGCCGCGTACCAGACCAAACTTGAAGTCATCACTGATGTCTTCTCATGGGCGCCTGCACAGGGCGCCACTTCCCGTCATTAA
- a CDS encoding tripartite tricarboxylate transporter substrate-binding protein, producing the protein MLKTLTALSLAAVFALPTAAFAQFPDRPIKLIVPFAAGGGSDTVARIYAPELAKALGQNVVVENIAGAGGSVGAAAGAAATPDGYTLLMATPSTQITGPLLQSNLPYDPDTAFEVLGTIFDSPNLLVVPADSPFQSIEDLVAAAKDAPGDMTYASPGVGSSAHMASELFKLMTDVEVEHIPYKGTGESLPDVIAGRVDWSIDSMTSMLAYVRTGELRALGVSSLASDPLVPEIAPIADVVEGFSATAVNYFVAPAATPQDVVARLREAHNEAVNSPELEKRLNDLGITLVRMTPDELDAKITNDRAKWGEVIEKAGIPVQ; encoded by the coding sequence ATGTTGAAGACCCTTACAGCTCTCAGCTTGGCTGCCGTTTTTGCGCTTCCGACAGCGGCATTTGCCCAGTTTCCAGATCGTCCGATCAAGCTGATTGTACCGTTTGCAGCTGGCGGCGGTTCGGACACGGTTGCCCGTATTTATGCGCCAGAATTGGCCAAGGCTCTGGGGCAAAACGTTGTCGTTGAGAACATCGCGGGTGCTGGTGGTTCGGTTGGCGCAGCTGCTGGCGCCGCAGCGACGCCAGACGGATACACCCTTCTGATGGCAACGCCATCGACCCAGATTACTGGCCCGCTACTGCAGTCGAACCTGCCATATGATCCAGACACGGCCTTCGAGGTTCTGGGCACGATCTTTGACTCGCCGAACCTACTGGTAGTTCCGGCGGACTCGCCGTTCCAGAGCATTGAGGACTTGGTCGCAGCCGCTAAGGATGCTCCGGGCGATATGACCTACGCCAGCCCCGGCGTTGGTTCGAGCGCGCATATGGCGTCCGAGCTGTTTAAGCTGATGACCGACGTTGAAGTTGAGCACATCCCCTATAAAGGGACGGGTGAATCCCTGCCTGACGTAATTGCAGGCCGTGTGGATTGGTCGATCGACTCAATGACCTCGATGCTGGCTTATGTTCGCACCGGGGAACTGCGCGCATTGGGCGTTTCGAGCCTTGCGAGTGATCCGCTGGTTCCTGAAATCGCCCCCATTGCAGACGTGGTCGAAGGCTTCTCAGCCACTGCTGTGAACTACTTTGTTGCCCCAGCGGCTACCCCACAAGACGTCGTCGCGCGTCTGCGTGAAGCGCACAATGAGGCAGTCAATTCGCCTGAGCTAGAAAAACGCCTCAACGATCTCGGCATTACGCTGGTGCGGATGACCCCAGATGAGCTCGACGCTAAGATCACCAATGATCGCGCCAAGTGGGGCGAGGTGATCGAGAAGGCTGGTATCCCTGTGCAATAA
- a CDS encoding MaoC/PaaZ C-terminal domain-containing protein has product MTLSLEAGTEFRTRPRAMTRERMRWYVDGQPTIGADDGRVHTQPPTIHDDDEYAIKQGLPGIIADGMISTNWIQGLLIDVFGPQFACRSRLSTKYIAPIYENMTVIACAKVSTVVVNEEGKTVYHLDVWCEDEKAKKLTVGAAMVVTA; this is encoded by the coding sequence GTGACCCTTTCTCTCGAAGCTGGCACCGAATTCCGTACGCGTCCACGCGCGATGACCCGTGAGCGTATGCGTTGGTATGTGGATGGTCAGCCGACTATTGGCGCTGACGATGGCCGCGTGCACACCCAGCCACCAACCATCCATGATGACGACGAATATGCGATCAAGCAGGGTCTGCCCGGCATTATCGCTGATGGCATGATCTCGACAAATTGGATCCAGGGCTTGCTGATCGACGTCTTCGGCCCGCAGTTCGCTTGCCGCAGCCGTCTCTCGACCAAGTACATCGCTCCCATCTACGAAAACATGACCGTCATCGCCTGCGCGAAGGTCTCGACCGTTGTCGTCAACGAAGAAGGCAAGACCGTCTACCATCTCGACGTCTGGTGCGAAGACGAGAAGGCCAAGAAGCTGACCGTTGGTGCGGCCATGGTCGTGACCGCGTAA
- a CDS encoding multidrug effflux MFS transporter has product MSRVSISEKQLGLVGGIMVALGPLSVAIYTPALPTIVADFGTSDAVGKLTISVFYIGLALGQLVCGLLADGLGRRNVALGFFTLYVIGAVGCLFAPSIEALIVARAVQGTGAAAGLVISRALVRDLFSGQASSRILNMMAIIIASGPAFAPAFGSVMLLFGDHQLPFATMVAHGVLTLALVLIFIPEAVAVDLSRIRPLAMTRSMLILLRSRDFMWPALCTAGCAGAIYGQASILPFLLITQVGVSPQIFGAGMFLQSGVYMLASMWTRFLMRSIPAEKLVPWGAGMVLMAAVALLYGTLIAEPSFWSVMLPVAFYAFGYAHAAPAVMTAAFASHPDRAGAASALHGFMQIGIGFSIGLLASVFSTPSTAMGVLIGLSIVAGAGFALAWSRVNNHKAA; this is encoded by the coding sequence ATGTCCCGAGTAAGCATTTCAGAAAAGCAACTGGGGCTGGTCGGCGGGATTATGGTCGCGCTCGGCCCGCTCTCAGTTGCTATCTATACCCCCGCATTGCCCACTATCGTTGCCGACTTCGGCACGAGTGATGCGGTCGGCAAACTCACGATTTCCGTTTTCTATATCGGCCTTGCCTTGGGGCAGTTGGTCTGTGGGCTGCTGGCCGATGGGCTTGGTCGGCGCAATGTCGCCTTGGGCTTTTTCACGCTCTATGTGATTGGCGCTGTCGGCTGCCTGTTTGCACCGAGCATTGAAGCGCTGATTGTGGCGCGCGCTGTGCAGGGCACAGGAGCGGCGGCGGGATTGGTGATCTCGCGGGCGCTGGTGCGAGATCTGTTTTCCGGGCAAGCCTCCTCACGCATTCTCAATATGATGGCGATTATTATCGCCTCGGGGCCTGCCTTTGCGCCCGCTTTTGGCAGCGTGATGCTGTTGTTCGGCGATCACCAATTGCCCTTTGCCACCATGGTTGCGCATGGGGTGCTCACTCTGGCGCTGGTGCTGATTTTCATTCCGGAAGCGGTGGCCGTTGATCTCTCCCGCATTCGCCCGCTGGCGATGACGCGCTCGATGCTGATCCTGCTGCGTAGCCGGGATTTTATGTGGCCGGCCTTATGCACCGCGGGGTGCGCTGGCGCGATCTATGGGCAGGCGAGCATCTTGCCGTTTTTGCTGATCACGCAGGTAGGTGTTTCTCCGCAGATATTCGGGGCAGGGATGTTCCTGCAGTCGGGCGTCTACATGTTGGCCTCGATGTGGACGCGGTTTTTGATGCGCTCGATACCAGCCGAAAAGCTCGTGCCCTGGGGCGCTGGCATGGTCCTTATGGCAGCGGTGGCCTTGCTTTATGGGACGCTGATCGCCGAGCCGAGCTTTTGGTCGGTGATGTTGCCGGTGGCGTTTTATGCCTTTGGTTATGCCCACGCTGCGCCGGCCGTAATGACCGCAGCATTCGCCTCCCATCCCGACCGCGCCGGGGCGGCGTCGGCCCTTCATGGCTTCATGCAGATCGGGATTGGGTTCTCGATTGGCCTTTTGGCGTCGGTATTTTCGACGCCGTCAACAGCAATGGGCGTGTTGATTGGTTTGAGTATTGTTGCCGGCGCAGGCTTCGCGCTGGCTTGGTCAAGGGTGAATAATCACAAGGCAGCATAA
- a CDS encoding enoyl-CoA hydratase/isomerase family protein — protein MSYQFYTVEIAEFIATVTINRPPVNAQNGPMREELITIFETLGELDEVRAIILTANGRVFSAGADIKERVGIAAGAGDYARNNRIVRNFFDVVADCPKPVIAAVNGPMIGAGFVLALCCDIMIAAETASFQMPEVNVGLAGGTAFISEHFGRSRARAMYLTGRTYPASELYRLGVAEAVVPSERLLEEAMVYAREIAAKSPLAIQAAKQGFINVKEMPVRDAYRYEQTLTVALSKTEDAKEAQRAFVEKRAPEFKSR, from the coding sequence ATGAGCTACCAGTTCTACACCGTTGAGATTGCGGAATTTATCGCAACTGTCACTATCAACCGTCCGCCTGTGAACGCTCAAAACGGGCCTATGCGCGAAGAGCTGATCACCATCTTTGAAACCCTCGGCGAGCTTGACGAAGTCCGCGCCATCATCCTCACCGCCAATGGCCGCGTCTTCTCCGCCGGTGCGGATATCAAGGAGCGCGTTGGCATCGCCGCCGGAGCTGGCGACTACGCGCGCAACAACCGCATCGTTCGTAATTTCTTCGACGTCGTTGCCGATTGCCCCAAGCCTGTCATCGCCGCTGTCAACGGCCCGATGATCGGCGCGGGGTTCGTCCTCGCCCTCTGCTGCGATATTATGATCGCTGCCGAAACCGCCAGCTTCCAGATGCCAGAGGTCAACGTTGGCCTAGCGGGCGGCACTGCCTTCATCTCCGAGCACTTCGGCCGCTCCCGCGCCCGCGCCATGTACCTCACCGGCCGCACCTATCCAGCATCCGAGCTGTATCGCCTCGGCGTTGCTGAAGCCGTTGTGCCTAGCGAGCGCTTGCTTGAAGAAGCCATGGTCTACGCCCGCGAAATCGCCGCCAAGAGCCCCCTCGCCATTCAGGCGGCCAAGCAGGGCTTCATCAACGTCAAAGAAATGCCCGTCCGCGACGCCTACCGCTACGAGCAAACACTCACCGTCGCCCTCTCCAAAACCGAAGACGCCAAGGAAGCCCAACGCGCCTTTGTTGAAAAGCGCGCACCCGAATTCAAGAGCCGCTGA
- a CDS encoding tripartite tricarboxylate transporter permease, giving the protein MDYFSAIQMGFATAFEWNNLVFCFVGVALGTIVGLLPGIGALSTISMLLPLTFYMEPTTAIIMLAGVFYGAQYGGSIASILLNIPGTATNAITCLDGYPLARDGRAGVALAVTTLSSFVGGTFAILVLMFMGPMLADVALAFGAPEYTSIMVFGLIAASTLSGGSMLKGLAMVIAGVVLGTVGMDMNTGVQRFQFGRNELSDGLSIVAIAMGLFGVAEILVNLMRSDGSPFKVHSVTLRSLIPTKKDVKESTMPTVRGTLIGTVLGILPGTGATIASFISYATEKRVSKTPQIFGKGAMAGISAPEAANNAAVQSAFIPTLSLGIPGDAIMAVMLGALMIHGISPGPGLVNQHPELFWGLIASFWIGNVMLLILNLPFIGVFVRILKIPYDALYVAMLFFICVGVFSIRNNVFDIFLVIGFGIVGVFMILGRYPAAPLLLGFILGPMIEENMRRALLLSRGSFDIFVSTPVSASFVVLSVVVLVATAGLPMLRKGIRTASNDVAVDAKD; this is encoded by the coding sequence ATGGATTATTTTTCAGCCATCCAAATGGGTTTTGCGACGGCGTTTGAGTGGAACAATTTGGTGTTCTGCTTTGTCGGCGTGGCGTTGGGTACAATCGTTGGCCTGTTGCCGGGCATTGGTGCGCTTTCGACAATTTCGATGCTGCTGCCACTGACCTTTTACATGGAACCAACCACGGCGATCATCATGCTCGCTGGTGTGTTCTATGGGGCGCAATACGGCGGTTCCATCGCCTCGATCTTGCTGAACATCCCGGGCACTGCCACCAATGCCATTACTTGTCTCGACGGTTATCCGCTGGCGCGTGATGGGCGTGCGGGTGTGGCGCTGGCAGTCACGACCCTGTCGTCTTTCGTAGGCGGCACTTTCGCAATTCTCGTCCTGATGTTCATGGGCCCAATGCTGGCAGATGTGGCGCTCGCATTTGGCGCGCCCGAATACACCTCCATCATGGTGTTCGGCCTGATCGCCGCTTCGACGTTATCGGGTGGTTCGATGCTTAAGGGCCTCGCGATGGTGATCGCAGGAGTGGTCCTTGGCACCGTGGGCATGGACATGAACACCGGCGTCCAGCGCTTCCAGTTTGGCCGCAATGAGCTGTCGGACGGTTTGAGCATCGTCGCAATCGCGATGGGCCTGTTTGGTGTGGCGGAAATTCTCGTCAATCTGATGCGTAGTGACGGTAGCCCGTTCAAGGTTCATTCCGTGACGCTACGCTCGCTGATCCCAACCAAGAAGGACGTCAAAGAAAGCACCATGCCGACTGTGCGTGGCACGCTGATTGGCACGGTCTTGGGCATTCTGCCGGGGACGGGCGCGACCATCGCTTCGTTCATCAGCTACGCCACCGAAAAGCGCGTTTCTAAGACGCCGCAGATCTTTGGTAAGGGCGCTATGGCTGGTATTTCCGCGCCGGAAGCGGCCAACAATGCTGCGGTGCAGTCGGCCTTCATTCCGACCCTGAGCCTTGGCATTCCTGGCGACGCTATTATGGCGGTTATGCTCGGCGCGCTGATGATCCACGGCATTTCGCCGGGTCCTGGCTTGGTCAATCAGCATCCAGAATTGTTCTGGGGCCTGATCGCCAGCTTCTGGATCGGTAACGTTATGCTGCTGATCCTCAACCTGCCGTTCATTGGCGTGTTCGTGCGTATCCTCAAGATCCCCTACGACGCGCTTTATGTGGCCATGCTGTTCTTCATCTGCGTGGGCGTGTTTTCGATCCGTAACAATGTCTTCGACATTTTCCTCGTGATCGGTTTCGGCATCGTCGGCGTGTTCATGATCTTGGGCCGCTATCCGGCTGCTCCCCTGCTCTTGGGCTTCATCCTTGGGCCGATGATCGAAGAAAACATGCGTCGAGCTCTGCTGCTCTCGCGCGGCTCGTTCGACATCTTCGTCTCGACGCCAGTGTCGGCCAGCTTTGTAGTGTTGAGCGTTGTGGTGCTGGTGGCGACCGCCGGTCTGCCCATGCTGCGCAAGGGCATTCGCACGGCTTCTAACGACGTGGCCGTCGACGCTAAGGACTGA
- a CDS encoding tripartite tricarboxylate transporter substrate binding protein, giving the protein MSFRLSAAVVAAAALFSSSALAQDAAAYPERPVTLVVPYNPGGSSDAAARLVGQSLSEQFGQPFVVENKPGASGVIGTEFVAKSDADGQTVLFHTSAIGIHAAFNKNLPYDTTEDLRAVSIVAGGPFVLVAHPSLPANTVAELVDYAKANPGALNMGSAGVGGSGHLIGERFQEATGIEMVHIPYAGGGPSQVGLMANEVQVVFDTLTATSLIKEGKLKALAVTSPERWMELPDVPTMAEAGFPDSTVTIWVGAFVPKATPDAIVEKLSAGIAKAVEDQTITERLVAVGMTPTGSNPYEADVTLGSDIAGWQALAATGLTID; this is encoded by the coding sequence ATGTCTTTCCGTCTTTCTGCGGCTGTGGTCGCCGCTGCAGCTCTGTTCTCCAGCAGTGCTCTTGCGCAGGATGCTGCCGCTTATCCTGAACGTCCGGTCACTTTGGTTGTCCCCTATAACCCAGGTGGTTCGTCAGACGCGGCTGCGCGTTTAGTCGGTCAGTCTCTGAGCGAGCAGTTTGGTCAGCCATTTGTGGTTGAGAACAAGCCTGGCGCATCAGGCGTAATCGGTACCGAATTTGTCGCGAAGTCTGACGCTGATGGCCAAACTGTGCTGTTCCACACATCGGCGATAGGCATCCATGCGGCCTTCAATAAGAACCTGCCGTACGACACGACCGAAGACCTGCGCGCAGTGTCGATCGTTGCCGGTGGTCCGTTTGTTCTGGTTGCTCACCCATCTCTGCCCGCCAACACTGTTGCTGAGCTGGTTGATTACGCAAAGGCCAATCCAGGTGCGCTGAACATGGGCTCTGCCGGCGTTGGTGGTTCTGGTCACCTCATCGGTGAACGTTTCCAAGAGGCGACCGGCATTGAGATGGTCCACATTCCATACGCAGGCGGCGGTCCATCGCAGGTTGGCCTGATGGCCAATGAAGTGCAGGTCGTGTTCGACACGCTCACCGCAACTTCGCTGATCAAGGAAGGTAAGCTGAAGGCGCTCGCCGTTACTTCGCCTGAGCGTTGGATGGAGTTGCCAGATGTTCCTACTATGGCCGAAGCTGGTTTTCCTGACTCCACCGTGACCATTTGGGTTGGTGCTTTCGTTCCGAAGGCAACGCCAGACGCGATCGTTGAAAAGCTCAGCGCGGGTATCGCCAAGGCAGTTGAGGACCAAACCATTACAGAACGTCTGGTCGCTGTCGGCATGACCCCGACCGGCTCGAACCCATATGAAGCTGACGTTACCCTTGGCTCCGACATCGCGGGTTGGCAGGCACTGGCTGCGACCGGCCTGACCATCGACTAA
- a CDS encoding tripartite tricarboxylate transporter TctB family protein, whose product MSAQTVSPWSERIGGLVLLIIGLLAVAQAQAYPFGTVSKMGPGFFPVVTGTVLAGFGALIAWKTPDAGQEKEGALMNLRPAFFIFAGLLAWALLLKPAGLVIATVAMALLAAFAYPKPNLVRIAITVVLLPIVGVALFIFGLGMPLRAFPW is encoded by the coding sequence ATGAGCGCACAAACAGTGTCACCTTGGTCTGAAAGGATCGGGGGGCTGGTTCTTCTCATCATCGGATTGCTGGCGGTTGCGCAAGCGCAGGCCTACCCGTTCGGCACTGTGAGTAAGATGGGGCCGGGTTTTTTCCCGGTTGTCACAGGCACGGTATTGGCCGGTTTCGGCGCGTTGATCGCGTGGAAAACGCCTGATGCTGGCCAGGAAAAGGAAGGGGCGCTGATGAATTTGCGTCCGGCCTTTTTCATCTTCGCAGGCTTGTTGGCGTGGGCGCTGCTGCTCAAGCCGGCGGGGCTGGTTATTGCCACTGTCGCCATGGCCTTGCTCGCGGCCTTCGCTTACCCCAAGCCAAACCTAGTGCGCATAGCCATCACCGTGGTGCTGCTGCCGATCGTCGGCGTTGCGCTGTTCATTTTCGGCCTTGGCATGCCGCTGCGCGCTTTCCCTTGGTAG
- a CDS encoding tripartite tricarboxylate transporter TctB family protein, with protein sequence MRDVNRELVTAMLFIGTGLAFGGWALFNYDMGTMRRIGPGAFPLGLGTILAVIGAVLLLPAIKQLRTAQPAPAYTSDDASDEPSSLRAGLFVLLSLVAFALVLPLFGTIPALFALTYTAVLAEPGRDWKLTPAIIAAVLSAFVWLLFKQALSLPLIMLKWPL encoded by the coding sequence TTGCGCGACGTTAACCGCGAGCTTGTGACAGCCATGCTGTTCATAGGCACGGGGCTCGCCTTTGGAGGCTGGGCCCTTTTCAACTACGACATGGGCACTATGCGCCGCATCGGTCCTGGTGCCTTCCCGCTTGGTCTGGGAACCATACTCGCGGTCATCGGCGCCGTGCTGCTCCTGCCCGCCATTAAGCAATTGCGCACCGCCCAACCCGCACCCGCGTACACTTCGGACGACGCATCCGACGAACCCAGCTCGCTCCGTGCTGGTCTTTTTGTGCTGCTGAGCCTTGTGGCCTTTGCGCTCGTCCTGCCGCTCTTCGGCACCATCCCCGCGCTCTTTGCTCTGACCTACACCGCGGTGTTGGCCGAACCGGGCCGCGACTGGAAACTCACGCCAGCGATCATCGCCGCAGTCCTCTCCGCTTTTGTCTGGCTGCTGTTCAAACAGGCGCTGAGCCTCCCCCTTATCATGCTGAAGTGGCCCCTCTAA
- a CDS encoding ABC transporter ATP-binding protein, protein MTAALEVSNLTVTYGAAIIGLEDVSMSVPEGGIVALLGANGAGKSTMLKAISGLLQFENGRATPGAIRYRGKDMTSAPSYKRARDGILHVREGRYVFTNLTVEENLDAAAFARDTNQPGAKRNHDEIYHYFPQLAARKSGFAGFLSGGEQQMLAIGRALYARPKLLMVDEASMGLAPKIAAEIFQILAKINQEQKLSILVVEQNVGLALQYASYGYVLESGRIVQHGSSDQLLDRDELSKRYLGG, encoded by the coding sequence ATGACGGCTGCTCTTGAAGTGAGCAATCTGACCGTAACCTACGGCGCGGCGATCATCGGGCTTGAAGATGTATCGATGAGCGTGCCTGAGGGCGGCATTGTGGCTCTGCTTGGCGCCAATGGCGCGGGCAAATCCACCATGCTCAAGGCGATCTCAGGCCTGCTGCAGTTCGAAAACGGGCGCGCGACGCCTGGTGCGATACGCTACCGTGGCAAGGATATGACGTCTGCGCCCTCTTATAAGCGCGCACGGGACGGCATTTTGCATGTTCGAGAAGGTCGTTATGTCTTCACCAATCTGACCGTGGAGGAAAATCTCGACGCGGCGGCATTTGCGCGCGACACAAATCAGCCGGGCGCAAAGCGCAATCACGACGAGATTTACCACTATTTTCCGCAATTGGCGGCGCGCAAATCTGGGTTTGCAGGCTTCCTCTCGGGTGGTGAGCAGCAGATGCTGGCCATTGGTCGTGCGCTTTATGCGCGTCCAAAGCTGTTGATGGTGGACGAGGCCTCGATGGGGCTAGCGCCAAAGATTGCAGCGGAAATCTTCCAGATTTTGGCCAAGATCAATCAAGAGCAGAAGCTCTCCATTTTGGTGGTGGAGCAGAATGTTGGCCTGGCGCTGCAATATGCCTCTTACGGCTATGTGCTTGAAAGCGGGCGCATTGTGCAGCATGGGTCATCAGACCAGCTGCTGGATCGTGATGAGCTGTCCAAGCGCTATCTTGGGGGATAG
- a CDS encoding tripartite tricarboxylate transporter permease: protein MDLISNISLGLATALTTTNLLYCTLGVVIGMIVGVIPGVGTMASMAMLFPLSFYMAPETALIMLAGIWYGTGYGGRTASILLNIPGTPANAVTCLDGYPMARQGRAGVALLLTTLASFVGGTVGIVLLMGFTPIIAKWALAFGPAEYFTLMALGLIAASAISDGSALKGLAMVIVGMIFGTVGADVYTGTPLYTFDMLELYEGIGLVPLAMGLFGIAEVISSIGKIKAGDIDRKSASFKAMKPTRDDLRRSWFPMLRGSSVGAFFGTLPGTGPSVASFLSYALEKRVSKTPVRFGKGAVEGIMAPESADNSAEMTSFIPTLALGVPGSASMALMLGVLMIHGIQPGPGLINDQPQVFWGLIMSFWIGNVILVFLNIPLIGVWVRMLMIPYHLLYPSILVFVAIGTYTVSNSIFDIGIVLFFGALGWLLRVLHLPAAPLLLGFVLGPLMEEHFRRAMLFSKGSFTTFFDSGITKVVVILCAILLFWSIASAFRSQRSKQS, encoded by the coding sequence ATGGACCTCATTTCCAACATCAGCTTGGGTCTGGCGACAGCCCTCACCACCACCAACCTGCTTTATTGCACTCTTGGTGTCGTCATCGGCATGATCGTCGGCGTCATCCCCGGCGTCGGCACCATGGCATCCATGGCCATGCTTTTCCCGCTCTCGTTCTACATGGCGCCAGAAACCGCCCTCATCATGCTCGCGGGCATTTGGTACGGCACCGGCTACGGCGGGCGAACTGCCTCCATCCTGCTCAACATTCCCGGCACCCCGGCCAACGCCGTTACCTGCCTCGACGGCTATCCGATGGCCCGCCAAGGCCGCGCTGGCGTCGCGCTTCTCCTCACGACCTTGGCATCCTTTGTCGGCGGCACAGTCGGCATTGTCCTCTTGATGGGCTTTACTCCCATCATCGCCAAATGGGCTCTCGCTTTTGGTCCCGCAGAGTATTTCACCCTCATGGCACTGGGCCTGATCGCCGCCTCCGCTATTTCGGATGGCTCAGCCCTAAAAGGCCTGGCGATGGTTATCGTGGGCATGATCTTTGGCACCGTTGGCGCCGACGTCTATACAGGCACCCCGCTCTATACCTTCGACATGCTTGAGCTATACGAGGGCATTGGGCTCGTCCCCCTCGCCATGGGCCTTTTCGGCATCGCCGAGGTCATCTCCAGCATTGGCAAAATCAAAGCGGGCGACATCGACCGCAAATCTGCCAGCTTTAAGGCCATGAAGCCGACCCGAGACGACCTGCGTCGCTCTTGGTTCCCCATGCTGCGCGGCTCTTCAGTCGGCGCCTTCTTCGGAACCCTCCCCGGCACCGGCCCGTCGGTTGCCTCCTTCCTCTCCTACGCGCTCGAAAAGCGCGTTTCCAAAACGCCTGTGCGTTTCGGCAAGGGTGCTGTGGAAGGCATTATGGCGCCAGAATCCGCCGACAACTCCGCCGAGATGACCTCCTTCATCCCGACACTCGCCCTCGGCGTCCCCGGCAGCGCCTCCATGGCGCTCATGCTCGGCGTATTGATGATCCACGGCATCCAGCCCGGCCCCGGCCTGATCAATGATCAGCCGCAGGTCTTCTGGGGCCTCATCATGAGCTTCTGGATCGGCAACGTCATCCTCGTCTTCCTCAACATCCCGCTCATTGGGGTTTGGGTACGGATGCTGATGATCCCCTACCACCTGCTCTACCCATCAATTCTCGTCTTCGTCGCCATCGGCACCTACACCGTCAGCAACTCGATCTTCGACATTGGCATCGTGCTGTTCTTCGGCGCGCTTGGTTGGCTGTTGCGCGTGCTGCACCTCCCCGCCGCGCCGCTGCTGCTCGGTTTCGTGCTTGGTCCCTTGATGGAAGAACACTTCCGTCGCGCCATGCTCTTCTCCAAGGGCAGCTTCACCACCTTCTTCGACAGCGGCATCACGAAGGTCGTGGTCATCCTCTGCGCCATCCTTTTGTTTTGGAGCATTGCCTCCGCATTCCGCTCCCAACGCAGCAAACAGTCCTGA